The Elaeis guineensis isolate ETL-2024a chromosome 3, EG11, whole genome shotgun sequence region CAACCTAGGTGCTGGTTAGCCTACTAAATCTTGCTGGGTCATGATGTAGTAACTCCTAGGCTTTCGTATTTTCTAGTTTCTTCTAAATTTATGTGGGACTGCAAGGACTCACCAGTTATACTAGATTTTAGATATAATACAAGGTCATGTGATGTCCTAGGTTAAGGATAAGCATGATAAACAAGTGCATGACATGTACTTAAGatttattttgataataaaatgaaaaaGCAAGACACTGATTAAAAGGTGAAGAAAATAAATGCTTCTTTTGTTAAGTATTCTCTTGATGAAGATGACCTAAAGTCTAAGACCCCAGTGGAGGGATGTTGCATGTGCAAGGACTCATATAGGCATGTGTTCCCACATTGTTGTAGTAGGGTGGTCATGGATAGTTGAGCAGAGTGAAGGATCTAATAAGTACCTTTATGAGTAGCTTTCTTGGATGAGGTCCTAAGTCATcacaaatgatattagagctgAACCAACCCATGACCTACATGGACTAAGGGATACTACAACACGAGCCCTTTTAGGATTGACCTCTAGTCCATTATGGTGTTTCTGTTTCTAGTTGGACCACCCTTCCTTGGAAAGGATGTCAAGGCTTAAAGAAGAAATGTGAGGACCCATGTGGAAGTGTCTTTGATCCCAAATCAAACATGTATGTACTTAGGGAGTGTCTTCGATCCCACACTGACAGAAACATGTCAATAATGAATTTAGAGTAAAGGCCTTACCTTAAGAAGTCATGAATAATGAATTATGGGACAGCCTTGGATCAAGAAAAGGCATCCATCCATTGATCTGGTAATGATGATTTGAATACTTGGAGTAATGCTAATCTTTGTCTTTTGCCCAACTTGTAACTTGTGTAGCCCTTAGAAATTCCACCCTTCAGTGTTTCGCAGCCATGTTCTACAGCTTTTCTTCTCAAAGAACAAAAGGAAGTAGTTGGCCCAGTTACAGAGGCAACATCCTGTGTACTATGGTCAGGGTGATCATCTTTCACTATACCATTAGAGGTTTCATTTGATAACTCGTGAGGTTCCTTATTCTCCTCTTTTATGGTTCCAGATTCTTCTGGCAACATCCTTTCAGTATCTTCCTTGTTGCCACTTCCCCACCATTTGACAGAAACAGATGACAAGCCATTTGCTGGAAATCCATATTTAAATTCATCCATGAAGGTAGGAATGCCTCTATACTGGATCATATTGGGCCAATTAGTTTGTGAAAACTTATTTCCTTGTGATTGCAAAACATGTCCTGGCATGGGAACTCCTTGCTGCAATTTTAGTGCTCCTTGCGTGACACTTGGTGCTCTGTTCTGAACTTGATTGCCACTAAATTTAAAACAAGACAAGGTTAGACAAGAGAAAAGAACCACACATCATCTGAACGATCTAATCTACACAAATAAACCAACAGCAAAAAATAACCATGCATTTTTCAACAAAAGAATAAAAACCTGTACATCTTCAACTAACAGAAGTGGCTCACATCATTTTGTATAATGCAGTTGCACCAACAAGAAACCACCACGGGCCAACAGAGATATGATACTTTACATGttattgtgataaaaaaaaagaaaatggaaaTGATAAGGTGAAGCACAAGGACTGTAAGCTAAAACACATCGCTTTCTTGATGCAAATGAGTAGTGCTCTGGTGTATTCATCTGCAGAAGCATATCAGCTAATGAGCAGTGAATCATCATCGACCAACTGATTTCTTAATCATTTCTCCTAATGCTCCAGCTTCTCTAGCTGTTAGACtataaagtttttcttttttacaatcttcatttctttttatttcattggtCTCAACTAAGATCCTTCCTGGTTTCATATAACTGAATTTGTTGCAATTTAATTTACTGATCTATCATATGATTTGACATATAGTTCAACATCCAACATGTAACCATACTACTGACTCAACTACAGCATTTTGGCCAACAGCAAAAGAGATTTTAGGTTGAACTACAAAAGTTGT contains the following coding sequences:
- the LOC105041008 gene encoding uncharacterized protein isoform X3, giving the protein MTSASQSENPQQQQQIDHQLQPGGSATASPVAAPPPPSGKLSFEEISKYFSLPIAEAASNLGVCTSALKRICRENGIIRWPYRKTVEDIRKDAERERNKELTELPKIANQRTDVSKVMPSTSVGSSSTTYGNQVQNRAPSVTQGALKLQQGVPMPGHVLQSQGNKFSQTNWPNMIQYRGIPTFMDEFKYGFPANGLSSVSVKWWGSGNKEDTERMLPEESGTIKEENKEPHELSNETSNGIVKDDHPDHSTQDVASVTGPTTSFCSLRRKAVEHGCETLKGGISKGYTSYKLGKRQRLALLQVFKSSLPDQWMDAFS
- the LOC105041008 gene encoding uncharacterized protein isoform X2 → MTSASQSENPQQQQQIDHQLQPGGSATPSPVAAPPPPSGKLSFEEISKYFSLPIAEAASSLGVCTSALKRICRENGIIRWPYRKFLAGKTVEDIRKDAERERNKELTELPKIANQRTDVSKVMPSTSVGSSSTTYGNQVQNRAPSVTQGALKLQQGVPMPGHVLQSQGNKFSQTNWPNMIQYRGIPTFMDEFKYGFPANGLSSVSVKWWGSGNKEDTERMLPEESGTIKEENKEPHELSNETSNGIVKDDHPDHSTQDVASVTGPTTSFCSLRRKAVEHGCETLKGGISKGYTSYKLGKRQRLALLQVFKSSLPDQWMDAFS
- the LOC105041008 gene encoding uncharacterized protein isoform X1, giving the protein MTSASQSENPQQQQQIDHQLQPGGSATASPVAAPPPPSGKLSFEEISKYFSLPIAEAASNLGVCTSALKRICRENGIIRWPYRKFLAGKTVEDIRKDAERERNKELTELPKIANQRTDVSKVMPSTSVGSSSTTYGNQVQNRAPSVTQGALKLQQGVPMPGHVLQSQGNKFSQTNWPNMIQYRGIPTFMDEFKYGFPANGLSSVSVKWWGSGNKEDTERMLPEESGTIKEENKEPHELSNETSNGIVKDDHPDHSTQDVASVTGPTTSFCSLRRKAVEHGCETLKGGISKGYTSYKLGKRQRLALLQVFKSSLPDQWMDAFS
- the LOC105041008 gene encoding uncharacterized protein isoform X4, with product MTSASQSENPQQQQQIDHQLQPGGSATPSPVAAPPPPSGKLSFEEISKYFSLPIAEAASSLGVCTSALKRICRENGIIRWPYRKTVEDIRKDAERERNKELTELPKIANQRTDVSKVMPSTSVGSSSTTYGNQVQNRAPSVTQGALKLQQGVPMPGHVLQSQGNKFSQTNWPNMIQYRGIPTFMDEFKYGFPANGLSSVSVKWWGSGNKEDTERMLPEESGTIKEENKEPHELSNETSNGIVKDDHPDHSTQDVASVTGPTTSFCSLRRKAVEHGCETLKGGISKGYTSYKLGKRQRLALLQVFKSSLPDQWMDAFS